A genome region from Triticum aestivum cultivar Chinese Spring chromosome 2B, IWGSC CS RefSeq v2.1, whole genome shotgun sequence includes the following:
- the LOC123041469 gene encoding sugar transport protein MST1, with product MAGGGFAVADAPSGDYGGGITFSVVVTCLMAASGGLIFGYDIGISGGVTAMGSFLEEFFPGVLRRMAAARRDQYCVYDSHVLTAFTSSLYLAGLVASLAAGRVTRAVGRQAVMLAGGVFFFVGAAVNAAAVNIAMLIVGRMLLGFGIGFTNQAAPVYLAETAPAKWRGAFTTGFQLFLGIGNLAANLTNYGAARIPRWGWRLSLGLAAVPASVILVGALLIPDTPSSLIVRGRVEQARAALRRVRGPKADVDAELEDVARAVEVARSNEQGAFRRILGREYRPHLVMAVTVPLFQQLTGVIVIAFFSPVLFQTAGFGSNAALMGAVILGAVNLGSALVSVATVDRYGRRPLFLAGGLVMIMCQVAVAWIMGSQIGRDGGSTMARKYSVAVLALTCVFSASFGWSWGPLTWVIPSEIFPVEVRSAGQGISVAVNLGATFVLTQTFLSMLCSFKYATFIYYAAWVAVMTAFVVAFLPETKGVPLEAMGAVWARHWYWGRFVKVQQPAKNTDALIN from the exons ATGGCTGGTGGAGGGTTCGCAGTGGCCGATGCCCCGTCGGGCGACTACGGCGGCGGCATAACCTTCTCCGTCGTGGTCACCTGCCTCATGGCAGCCTCCGGTGGCCTCATCTTCGGCTACGACATCGGCATCTCAG GTGGCGTGACGGCGATGGGGTCATTCCTGGAGGAATTCTTCCCGGGCGTGCTCCGACGGATGGCTGCGGCGCGGCGGGACCAGTACTGCGTCTACGACAGCCACGTGCTCACGGCGTTCACGTCGTCGCTGTACCTGGCGGGGCTGGTCGCGTCCCTCGCGGCTGGCCGGGTCACCAGGGCGGTCGGGAGACAGGCAGTCATGCTAGCTGGCGGCGTGTTCTTCTTCGTCGGCGCCGCCGTGAACGCTGCAGCGGTGAACATTGCCATGCTCATCGTCGGCCGCATGCTGCTCGGCTTCGGCATCGGCTTCACCAAccag GCGGCGCCGGTGTACCTGGCGGAGACGGCGCCGGCCAAGTGGAGGGGCGCCTTCACGACGGGGTTCCAGCTCTTCCTCGGCATCGGCAACCTCGCGGCCAACCTGACAAACTACGGCGCCGCGCGCATCCCGCGGTGGGGCTGGCGGCTCTCCCTCGGCCTGGCGGCGGTGCCGGCGTCGGTCATCCTCGTGGGCGCCCTGCTCATCCCGGACACTCCCAGCAGCCTCATCGTGCGCGGGCGGGTGGAGCAGGCGCGCGCCGCGCTCCGGCGCGTCCGCGGCCCCAAGGCCGACGTGGACGCCGAGCTGGAGGACGTGGCCCGCGCGGTCGAGGTGGCGCGCTCCAACGAGCAGGGCGCGTTCCGGAGGATCCTCGGGAGGGAGTACCGTCCCCACCTGGTGATGGCCGTGACCGTGCCGCTCTTCCAGCAGCTCACCGGGGTCATTGTCATCGCCTTTTTCTCGCCGGTGCTGTTCCAGACGGCCGGGTTCGGGAGCAACGCCGCGCTGATGGGCGCCGTCATTCTCGGCGCCGTCAACCTGGGCTCCGCCCTCGTGTCCGTCGCCACGGTGGACCGCTACGGTCGCAGGCCGCTGTTCTTGGCTGGTGGACTCGTCATGATCATGTGCCAG GTTGCGGTTGCGTGGATCATGGGGTCGCAGATCGGCCGTGACGGCGGGTCCACGATGGCGAGGAAGTACTCCGTCGCGGTGCTGGCTCTGACATGCGTGTTCTCGGCGTCGTTCGGGTGGTCGTGGGGTCCCCTGACGTGGGTGATCCCCAGCGAGATATTCCCGGTGGAGGTCCGGTCGGCCGGGCAGGGCATCAGCGTGGCCGTCAACCTCGGCGCCACATTCGTGCTCACGCAGACCTTCCTCTCCATGCTGTGCAGCTTCAAGTACGCCACGTTCATCTACTACGCCGCCTGGGTCGCCGTCATGACAGCCTTCGTGGTGGCATTCCTGCCGGAGACCAAGGGGGTGCCCCTCGAAGCCATGGGCGCCGTCTGGGCGCGGCACTGGTACTGGGGACGCTTCGTCAAGGTGCAGCAGCCGGCCAAGAACACCGACGCGCTCATAAACTGA